gaaagaaaattattttcttgagGCTGCAACTTGCAAAAAAAGAcgaagaaaaataaacaaaacagatcaGCCATTTTCAAcaatttctattatttttaaagataaattTCACTAGTGCATGGTTTTCAAGGGGAGTGAATGCAacattgtgatttaaaaaaaaaagagacattgtTTATCATTCTTTAGACCATCCATGAGTCTGTGTTTGGCAGACGTGCAGATAAGGGAAACTTAAAGGAAACATTTGGAGTTACTTACAGAAAAAGTTTATGTGACAAAaagtgataatgaaaataaatgtaaattatttatttcattgtaaAATTCTCACGCCTTATGAAGATAAACATTATGTGCAAATTGTAcaagtttctctttttcttccttgtcCCAGGGTACTTCTCATTGTACTATCCATTGCTACCATTGTTCAGTCCCCTGATATTGTCCAGGTTTTAGGACTGTTGGTTATTTTACAGTTCTGTATTGTTTCAGTAtgtcttttatgtttattttgatttgttttacaaGCATGTTGAAAAGGATTTTCTGCAACATGGCTTGGGCACACCTTACAGTAACTCAGCATGTTTTGATAAAGATGATATTTGGAATTTTTGCAGTTTCTTGTACAGTGCATGTCAACGTCATTACTTTTCTCCCTCACCTTAAATTGAGCTCTACAGCGAAATTAGTTCTTGGTCTTCCGCGGCCATTTATTGaagttttaacaaaaacattccACCCCCCAACCCCCCTGCAAGGTCATCATTTCTTTCAGgtttttgaggaaaaaaaaaaaaagtgactagGAAACTATTTTCTATTTAATGGAGGTTGATGAAACAGTTGTGATTGCAAGTGTATTTTCTTTCAGTATTGTcgacaaacatgcaaaaataatCTGTACCGGTACAGCAAGAGGTCTAAACCTAATCAAGAGGCAGCAAACGTTGCTGTGGTTCAATGTTACAGGCACTGTTTGTGAAAATGACCTAATCACAACTTCAAATAAGGGATATTgccacagaaaatgtttttttgttttgtttcgttttgttttaatgaaaatgaaattactttactatatttttgttagttttatttaaaagccaataccagtttattttttattttctatttttagtaATTATAAATACTTCTCGTGTCTGGGAGGTATATGAATCTTATAGTTGCAGTATGTCTGAATGAAATTGAGCTGAGGCATTATTTCTTTTCCACGTGACGATGATGCGTCTTTATGTCCAAGAAAACCTTGTCGCTGTAAcaagctacagtatatattttcatttgaattttcaTTGTACATACCTTTAGATGTCAAAATTTGAGTAAACAAGATACCATGAATAGATTGATAGCCTCTTTTGGAACAGGAAAAATGCCTCATATGATGATAAAGACATATGTTATTTATCCTTTTGAATGccttttaattttctctttttggtGCAATGTGTTAATGCCAAGGCTATGTCTTGGTTAAGTATGGTTGAGTACAGAGATTTATGTAagttatttttcaaattaaaaataaaaaaattgataTTACACTGATGCCAAGTGTTGGGTGgtgacatgaacacacacacacattgttcttTGGAGAAACGTATGTGgtacttttctcttcttctgtataAAGAAGTTGAGATCTCCCGACTTACAGTCTGAAAGATGAATCAGGCTCCAAAGATAACCAGAGCTATTGGAGCTAATTTTCTCAGAATTCATTTAAATCTTTTCCTTAATAAAACCTGTTTTGTTATGCAGCTTTCCGCAGTTTGATGCGGCCTAGCGTCATTGATCTTAACACTAAAACCAATTGATCAACGCTTGAGTCATACTACTCTTTGTTTGCTTCTGCTTTTGGTTGAAAATAGGAATGACTGGGAAGTGACGAATGAGTTCCTGTTTTTAGCAGTATTTAAAGCAGCTGCAAACCAAAAGCACATGTTAGACACCAAGATTTGTGCAGAAGGAATTGAAGATTGTATTCAATCAAAGCTTGACTAGAGAGCAGTATCGAATTCAACGCGTGGCTCTTCCTTTTCATTCTTTGCTCTCCAGTGTTGGGTCCGTTCGTACTCAGGATGCTACTTCCATGGATTGCAGCAAAGCAGACTCTTGTGGATGTTGGTTTTCTGGCTGTGGAGGTTTTCACAACTGGTAAAAGGGATGGCACTAAACAAACCCTTGTGCTCCTGCTCATCTGCAGCTTCTTCAGCCTCCTCCTCAgctccctgctcctcctgtaCCTCATCTTCACCCTGAACTATGAGACAGCAGTGGCTGGAGGGATCGCTAGCTGCTTTGGAGCATTGTTTACTGTGGCTCTCTTCTTATCAAAGAGAGTGAGGTGCTTGGGGACTCTTTTcgtgatttctgttttcatgaaGAAGAGTCGCAACTTGCTGCTAACAGCTGGGACCAGTTTAGTGGTTCTTAAAAATATCCGCAACACTTTGGAGAACCTCACGGTGCTGGCCGGGAGTATGATTTGCAACCTGAAGGCAAAGAAAGCCTCCATCATTGCTCCATTCAGTAACTATATCAAAGTGTTGCAATGGATAGAAAGCATGCTCAAAAGGTTCAGGGCTGCAGACCCTCAACTAGTGCAGTTTAACTCCCAGCTCAGCGTTTCACCCAGAGTGGAATCTGAAAAACTCAAGGAGAAACTGACAGAAGCAGAGCGGAAGCTGAATGAAACCGTTGAACATGTGCAGTTCGTGATGAGCACCGTCTCCTCAGTAAGCAGCAGGATGTTTCCTGCCATCAGTTTCCTCTTGCTCATGTTGTTTATAGGCTTGTGCATAAAGAAATACTGCAATGACATGAAATACAAGAACAGGTTCATTGGCAGCGACTTTGTCCGTTTTGAtgagaagcagagggaggaaggaaagcCCTGCGTCCTCCCCCTCACGCCGGAGGAGAAGAAGCTCTACGCCACTCTCACCTCTGCTCATCCCAGCACCAGAGAGAGGAAGGCCATGCTGAAATTTGGGGCTCCAATTGTCTCCCACTTTACAGTTTGGCTCATGATTATAACTGTGGACGCCTTATTGTACTGGTTCGTTAATATTGTAACAACAAAGTTATCGGAGCTGGAGCCATTCCACGTCCCCTTGATAGTGAAGATCAAAGTAAGTATGCTAATGAAAGCATTTTTTAGAActtccatttgttttgttttgacactgACTACTCAGTCATTTACCTTTTCAGGAGATCGATTCCATTTTTCAACTGTCTCTTGAGGAAAATCGCAAAGACTTCTCCTACTCTGTGACCTTGTTTGAGAGAGAGTGCCTTCCCAAACCcaagctgctgctcagtgactCCATATGTCCTCTAGCTgccatcctcctcatcctgctcACCATGACTCTGCTTGCTGGCAAAATGTCCCAGGTCAGGCTGCTGGTCTGTGAGCAGTTCTTTTCCACTGCGGCCGAGAAGAGAGTAGAGTACTTGCACGCCAAAATCCTCAGGAAGAGATTAAAAACGAGGAAGGAGAAACAGCACTGCAGCCTCAAGTCACAAATTCTTAAGGTTGGTGGTGCAATCTGTTGGTAGAGAATAAGCAATGTAGTGGCTGAGACGTCacatttcatctgtttgttcttcttttcaGCTTGATTTTTGGTTCCCGCTGCTTTTTCAACCCAAAGAAGATCCACAAAGTATCGTGTGAAGACGTCGTTTCTGTTGTAGTGATGTGGCAGGTGGAGGTGAAGGTCTGTTGGTGACACAGGATCCATTCATACAGCATGAACCTAACTGGAAGACGCTAGAAATGAATATTCACTTTGTTCCATGTTAACTGACCAATAAGCGACAGCACATAAGCAAGCACATAATCTTCTGTACCTACAGCACCTGCAGCTTAGTTGGTGCTCCCACTCTGAAgcctaggtgtgtgtgtgttaagggaTCATAGTTCCAGCTTTAATAAGCTTTCTTGATGTCTGTTAGAAACTTTCAAGCCAGCTACCTCCAGATTGTTCTATTTTTGGACAAATCCAAGCAAAGACATCTGAACTGTTTGggcttttaaaatgaaatgaatgtaatACCTCTTGTTTTTCTGGTTATATTTGTTAGCTCCGTAATAATTTATTTTGCGTTGTatgataatatttattaataataaatatctgCTGATAAACCACTGTGTCCCATCATATTACATAACAGGTCAGTCTGCCAATTGACAATAATGGTAACCAGGGAAAATTCAATCAGCTCCAATGAACACCCAGCTAGTATCAGtttcattttacttattttactgCATACATATTACATCATTTTCATTATATAACAAGGCAGATGACAATATTGTATGATGAGTCGGCCCCACAGTCTGACAGGAACCCACAAGACGACGCGAAGTACAGTGTGTGGTAACATGTCAATcaacaaaatatattaataatgtatcaATACCACAGATGTTGTGGTCTTAGGCGTTGCAACATTAGTGATTTTATCATAGGAACTTCACAGGATTTATGAAGCATACACATGTAGAATCAAATAGATTCTAATAACTTCTCTCAACAGTGGTATTTACTTACATTATCAAAGACAAATGCCCCCTACACACCACTGTCCTCGTTCCATTTACACACTGTCACCGTTCATTAGCATCTCGTACTCAAGGTGTTTCTGTCATCACAGAGCACACACGAGTCACAGCCAAATGACTTGAATTAATGACAGATGTTTGATGCAACGTGTGCAGTAATCGGTTTCGGTGTTATTTAACAAGCTGTATGCTGCAAACCCTGTGTTACTGTATTATGCTGTTACACATTTTCTGCAGATCATTTATAGCATTCCAAAGAACAAGTTGAAAAATATCCCCTGTGAATGGTAATTGTCATCAGGAATTATTATACATAATACATTTGCTATTGACTTCCTTCTAAAGGACAATAATAAGGTTGattcattaaatattttccaGTCTGATCAaagtttcatttctcttttgaaTTACCTAAAATTACCAGTGAAGGactatttttaattaaagactAACTAAACTTATTACTTTGTAATAATGTGGGTTCCTGCTTTGCTGctggtgtcagtgtgtttggCATTACACACTGTGTATCCACTGCGCCCACAATTTCATTGTGCAGTTACACATGTGGCAATGTGGTTACATCATGAGTGTTGTGCATGACTGGTGACCAGTTCCAGGTTAATTGTGGCAACTACGGTGATCTAACATTCaattcagtgtattttaacTTGTCTGGATTTCAGTCATTATTGAATGCCACCGTCTTACCAGTTCCCTCACGCTGCCAGCCCCATACCAACACTTCCACTgt
This genomic stretch from Anabas testudineus chromosome 16, fAnaTes1.2, whole genome shotgun sequence harbors:
- the LOC113170357 gene encoding dendritic cell-specific transmembrane protein; this translates as MLLPWIAAKQTLVDVGFLAVEVFTTGKRDGTKQTLVLLLICSFFSLLLSSLLLLYLIFTLNYETAVAGGIASCFGALFTVALFLSKRVRCLGTLFVISVFMKKSRNLLLTAGTSLVVLKNIRNTLENLTVLAGSMICNLKAKKASIIAPFSNYIKVLQWIESMLKRFRAADPQLVQFNSQLSVSPRVESEKLKEKLTEAERKLNETVEHVQFVMSTVSSVSSRMFPAISFLLLMLFIGLCIKKYCNDMKYKNRFIGSDFVRFDEKQREEGKPCVLPLTPEEKKLYATLTSAHPSTRERKAMLKFGAPIVSHFTVWLMIITVDALLYWFVNIVTTKLSELEPFHVPLIVKIKEIDSIFQLSLEENRKDFSYSVTLFERECLPKPKLLLSDSICPLAAILLILLTMTLLAGKMSQVRLLVCEQFFSTAAEKRVEYLHAKILRKRLKTRKEKQHCSLKSQILKLDFWFPLLFQPKEDPQSIV